The proteins below are encoded in one region of Saccopteryx leptura isolate mSacLep1 chromosome 1, mSacLep1_pri_phased_curated, whole genome shotgun sequence:
- the TERT gene encoding telomerase reverse transcriptase isoform X1, with translation MPRAPRCRAVRALLRGRYREVLPLDNFVRRLGSEGRHLVQQGDPMAFRTLVDQCLVCVPWDAQPPPATPDFRQVSCLKELVARVVQRLCERGLKNVLAFGFSLLDGARGGPPVAFTTNVRSYMPNTVTETLRGSGAWGLLLRRVGDDVLTHLLARCALYLLVAPNCAYQVCGPPLYDLCTTRNVGGMLIGLRPPHQVWSGSGREAGVSLGCRTRRRRSSAGGSPPQAKRTKRDLILEPVSSAGEPRAGPPTRVQAVSGKVEPQRTQRPIPLLGRKHEAHCPSSRPSCPQTAPGPGVFIETKQFLYCSGGKERLRSSFLLSSLQPSLTGARRLVETIFLDSKPLQPGAPHKTRRLPGRYWRMRPLFRALLENHAWCPYGALLRKHCPLPAAATPVAAGSCDQEHGRVGICAREKDPGPQRLIQLLHQHSSPWHVHELLRACLHRVVPAGLWGSRHNERRFLKNVKKFISLGKYARLSCQEMTWKMKVKDCAWLCQSPGVRSVPAAEHRLREAILAKFLCWLMGTYVVELLRSFFYVTETTFQKNRLFFFRKSVWSQLQNIGIRQHFNRVQLRELSAAEVKQHQEARPSLLMSRLRFLPKPSGLRPIVNMDYVVGARTFRRDKKVQHFSSKIKTLFSVLNYERARRPDLLGASVLGMDDIYKAWRAFVLRVRAQDPAPRLYFVKVDVMGAYDTLPQDRLVEVIANVIKPQEHTYCLRQYAVVQRTAHGHIRKSFGRHVSTFTDLQPYMKQFVQHLQKTSSLKDAVVIEQSCSLNEASSSLFDFFLRLVHNHVIRIGGKFYVQCQGVPQGSILSTLLCSLCYGDMESRMFPGLQQDGVLLRLVDDFLLVTPHLTQAKAFLRTLVKGVPEYGCMANLGKTVVNFPVDEDAMGSVAPEQLPAHCLFPWCGLLLDTRTLEVFCDYSSYAHTSIRASLTFSQGFKAGRNMRRKLFAVLRLKCHSLFLDLQMNSLQTVCRNVYKIFLLQAYRFHACVLQLPFNQHVRKNPSFFLRVISDTASRCYALLKAKNPGTSLGTKGAAGPFPSEAARWLCFHAFLLKLSRHGATYRCLLGALQTAQVQLCRQLPRVTLATLEATADPALTTDFETILD, from the exons ATGCCGCGTGCGCCGCGGTGCCGCGCCGTGCGCGCTCTGTTGCGGGGTCGCTACCGTGAGGTGCTGCCACTGGACAATTTCGTGCGGCGCCTGGGTTCCGAGGGCCGGCACCTCGTGCAGCAGGGGGACCCGATGGCCTTTCGCACGCTGGTGGACCAGTGTCTGGTGTGCGTGCCCTGGGACGCGCAGCCGCCCCCCGCCACACCGGACTTCCGCCAG GTATCCTGCCTGAAGGAGCTGGTGGCCAGGGTCGTGCAGAGGCTTTGCGAGCGCGGCTTGAAGAACGTGCTGGCCTTCGGCTTCTCGCTGCTGGACGGGGCACGCGGCGGCCCGCCTGTGGCCTTCACAACCAACGTGCGTAGCTACATGCCTAACACAGTGACCGAGACACTGCGCGGCAGTGGCGCGTGGGGGCTGCTGCTGCGCCGTGTGGGCGATGATGTGCTCACCCACCTCCTGGCACGCTGCGCGTTGTATCTGCTGGTGGCCCCCAACTGCGCCTACCAGGTGTGCGGGCCACCGCTCTATGACCTCTGTACCACAAGAAACGTGGGCGGGATGCTGATTGGCCTCAGACCCCCCCACCAGGTGTGGAGTGGCAGCGGCCGGGAGGCTGGTGTATCCCTGGGCTGCCGCACTAGACGGCGGCGGAGCAGTGCGGGGGGAAGTCCGCCTCAAGCCAAGCGTACCAAGCGAGACCTGATCCTGGAGCCGGTATCTAGTGCTGGCGAACCCCGCGCAGGACCACCTACCAGGGTGCAAGCCGTGTCTGGGAAGGTCGAGCCGCAAAGGACCCAGCGCCCCATACCACTGTTGGGCCGCAAGCACGAGGCCCACTGCCCATCTTCTCGGCCATCATGTCCCCAGACCGCTCCCGGTCCCGGAGTTTTCATTGAGACCAAGCAGTTTCTCTACTGCTCTGGTGGCAAAGAACGACTGCGCTCCTCCTTCCTGCTCAGCTCCTTGCAGCCCAGCCTGACGGGGGCCCGGAGATTGGTAGAAACCATCTTTCTGGACTCAAAGCCCTTGCAGCCAGGGGCTCCCCACAAAACACGCCGCCTTCCAGGGCGTTACTGGAGGATGAGGCCCCTGTTCCGGGCACTGCTTGAGAACCATGCATGGTGCCCCTATGGCGCGTTGCTCAGGAAGCACTGCCCGCTACCGGCTGCAGCCACCCCAGTGGCAGCAGGGTCCTGTGACCAAGAGCATGGTAGAGTGGGCATTTGCGCCCGGGAAAAGGATCCTGGCCCACAACGTCTCATCCAGCTGCTCCACCAGCACAGCAGCCCGTGGCACGTACACGAGCTCCTGCGGGCCTGTCTTCACAGGGTAGTGcctgctgggctctggggctccaggcacaACGAGCGCCGCTTTTTGAAGAATGTGAAGAAATTCATCTCTCTGGGGAAGTACGCCAGGCTCTCATGTCAGGAGATGACCTGGAAGATGAAAGTGAAGGACTGTGCCTGGCTGTGCCAAAGCCCAG GGGTTCGCAGTGTCCCAGCTGCAGAACACCGTCTGAGAGAAGCGATCCTGGCCAAGTTCCTGTGCTGGTTGATGGGCACGTATGTGGTCGAGCTGCTTCGGTCGTTTTTTTATGTCACGGAGACCACATTTCAGAAGAACCGGCTCTTCTTCTTCCGGAAGAGTGTCTGGAGTCAGTTGCAAAACATTGGGATCAG ACAACACTTCAACAGGGTGCAGCTTCGAGAACTGTCGGCAGCCGAAGTCAAGCAACATCAGGAAGCCAGACCCAGTCTGCTGATGTCCAGACTCCGCTTCCTTCCCAAGCCCAGCGGGCTACGGCCAATTGTGAACATGGACTACGTTGTGGGAGCCAGAACGTTCCGCAGGGACAAGAAG GTGCAGCATTTCTCTTCGAAAATTAAGACGCTGTTCAGCGTGCTGAACTACGAGCGGGCGCGGCGCCCTGACCTCCTGGGCGCCTCTGTGCTGGGCATGGACGACATCTATAAGGCCTGGCGTGCCTTTGTGCTGCGTGTGCGGGCCCAGGACCCAGCACCCCGTCTGTACTTTGTCAAG GTGGACGTGATGGGCGCATACGACACCCTCCCTCAGGACAGGCTGGTGGAGGTGATTGCCAACGTGATCAAGCCCCAGGAGCACACGTACTGCCTGCGCCAGTACGCCGTGGTCCAGAGAACTGCGCACGGACACATCCGGAAGTCCTTCGGAAGACAC GTGTCCACCTTCACGGATCTCCAGCCTTACATGAAACAGTTTGTGCAGCATCTGCAGAAGACAAGCTCGCTGAAGGACGCTGTGGTCATCGAGCAG AGCTGCTCTCTGAACGAGGCCAGCAGCAGCCTGTTTGATTTCTTCCTGCGCCTGGTGCACAACCACGTAATAAGGATTGGGGGCAA GTTTTACGTCCAGTGCCAGGGAGTCCCCCAGGGCTCCATCCTGTCCACCCTGCTGTGCAGCTTGTGCTACGGAGACATGGAGAGCAGGATGTTCCCCGGGCTTCAGCAGGATGG GGTGCTCCTGCGCTTGGTGGACGACTTCTTGCTGGTCACCCCTCACCTTACGCAAGCGAAGGCCTTTCTCAG GACCCTGGTCAAGGGTGTGCCCGAGTACGGCTGCATGGCGAACTTAGGGAAGACAGTAGTGAACTTCCCCGTGGATGAGGATGCCATGGGCAGTGTGGCCCCCGAGCAGCTGCCAGCCCACTGCCTGTTTCCCTGGTGCGGCTTGCTGCTGGACACACGGACcttggaggtgttctgtgactACTCCAG TTATGCCCACACCTCGATCAGAGCAAGTCTCACCTTCAGCCAGGGCTTCAAGGCCGGGAGGAACATGCGTCGAAAGCTTTTTGCCGTGTTGAGGCTGAAATGTCACAGTCTGTTTCTGGATCTACAG ATGAATAGCCTTCAGACGGTCTGCAGAAATGTTTACAAGATATTCCTGCTGCAAGCCTACAG GTTTCACGCCTGTGTGCTCCAGCTCCCATTTAATCAACATGTTCGGAAGAACCCCTCGTTTTTCCTCCGTGTCATCTCCGACACCGCATCCCGCTGCTATGCCCTTCTGAAAGCCAAGAATCCAG GTACGTCGCTGGGGACCAAGGGTGCTGCAGGCCCATTTCCTTCTGAAGCTGCAAGGTGGTTGTGCTTCCACGCCTTCCTGCTGAAGCTGTCTCGTCACGGCGCCACCTACAGGTGTCTCCTGGGAGCACTGCAGACTG CCCAGGTGCAGCTGTGCCGGCAGCTCCCGAGGGTGACGCTGGCCACCCTGGAAGCCACAGCTGACCCAGCCTTGACCACAGACTTTGAGACCATCTTGGACTGA
- the TERT gene encoding telomerase reverse transcriptase isoform X2, with amino-acid sequence MPRAPRCRAVRALLRGRYREVLPLDNFVRRLGSEGRHLVQQGDPMAFRTLVDQCLVCVPWDAQPPPATPDFRQVSCLKELVARVVQRLCERGLKNVLAFGFSLLDGARGGPPVAFTTNVRSYMPNTVTETLRGSGAWGLLLRRVGDDVLTHLLARCALYLLVAPNCAYQVCGPPLYDLCTTRNVGGMLIGLRPPHQVWSGSGREAGVSLGCRTRRRRSSAGGSPPQAKRTKRDLILEPVSSAGEPRAGPPTRVQAVSGKVEPQRTQRPIPLLGRKHEAHCPSSRPSCPQTAPGPGVFIETKQFLYCSGGKERLRSSFLLSSLQPSLTGARRLVETIFLDSKPLQPGAPHKTRRLPGRYWRMRPLFRALLENHAWCPYGALLRKHCPLPAAATPVAAGSCDQEHGRVGICAREKDPGPQRLIQLLHQHSSPWHVHELLRACLHRVVPAGLWGSRHNERRFLKNVKKFISLGKYARLSCQEMTWKMKVKDCAWLCQSPGVRSVPAAEHRLREAILAKFLCWLMGTYVVELLRSFFYVTETTFQKNRLFFFRKSVWSQLQNIGIRQHFNRVQLRELSAAEVKQHQEARPSLLMSRLRFLPKPSGLRPIVNMDYVVGARTFRRDKKVQHFSSKIKTLFSVLNYERARRPDLLGASVLGMDDIYKAWRAFVLRVRAQDPAPRLYFVKVDVMGAYDTLPQDRLVEVIANVIKPQEHTYCLRQYAVVQRTAHGHIRKSFGRHVSTFTDLQPYMKQFVQHLQKTSSLKDAVVIEQSCSLNEASSSLFDFFLRLVHNHVIRIGGKFYVQCQGVPQGSILSTLLCSLCYGDMESRMFPGLQQDGVLLRLVDDFLLVTPHLTQAKAFLRTLVKGVPEYGCMANLGKTVVNFPVDEDAMGSVAPEQLPAHCLFPWCGLLLDTRTLEVFCDYSSYAHTSIRASLTFSQGFKAGRNMRRKLFAVLRLKCHSLFLDLQMNSLQTVCRNVYKIFLLQAYRFHACVLQLPFNQHVRKNPSFFLRVISDTASRCYALLKAKNPGTSLGTKGAAGPFPSEAARWLCFHAFLLKLSRHGATYRCLLGALQTAGP; translated from the exons ATGCCGCGTGCGCCGCGGTGCCGCGCCGTGCGCGCTCTGTTGCGGGGTCGCTACCGTGAGGTGCTGCCACTGGACAATTTCGTGCGGCGCCTGGGTTCCGAGGGCCGGCACCTCGTGCAGCAGGGGGACCCGATGGCCTTTCGCACGCTGGTGGACCAGTGTCTGGTGTGCGTGCCCTGGGACGCGCAGCCGCCCCCCGCCACACCGGACTTCCGCCAG GTATCCTGCCTGAAGGAGCTGGTGGCCAGGGTCGTGCAGAGGCTTTGCGAGCGCGGCTTGAAGAACGTGCTGGCCTTCGGCTTCTCGCTGCTGGACGGGGCACGCGGCGGCCCGCCTGTGGCCTTCACAACCAACGTGCGTAGCTACATGCCTAACACAGTGACCGAGACACTGCGCGGCAGTGGCGCGTGGGGGCTGCTGCTGCGCCGTGTGGGCGATGATGTGCTCACCCACCTCCTGGCACGCTGCGCGTTGTATCTGCTGGTGGCCCCCAACTGCGCCTACCAGGTGTGCGGGCCACCGCTCTATGACCTCTGTACCACAAGAAACGTGGGCGGGATGCTGATTGGCCTCAGACCCCCCCACCAGGTGTGGAGTGGCAGCGGCCGGGAGGCTGGTGTATCCCTGGGCTGCCGCACTAGACGGCGGCGGAGCAGTGCGGGGGGAAGTCCGCCTCAAGCCAAGCGTACCAAGCGAGACCTGATCCTGGAGCCGGTATCTAGTGCTGGCGAACCCCGCGCAGGACCACCTACCAGGGTGCAAGCCGTGTCTGGGAAGGTCGAGCCGCAAAGGACCCAGCGCCCCATACCACTGTTGGGCCGCAAGCACGAGGCCCACTGCCCATCTTCTCGGCCATCATGTCCCCAGACCGCTCCCGGTCCCGGAGTTTTCATTGAGACCAAGCAGTTTCTCTACTGCTCTGGTGGCAAAGAACGACTGCGCTCCTCCTTCCTGCTCAGCTCCTTGCAGCCCAGCCTGACGGGGGCCCGGAGATTGGTAGAAACCATCTTTCTGGACTCAAAGCCCTTGCAGCCAGGGGCTCCCCACAAAACACGCCGCCTTCCAGGGCGTTACTGGAGGATGAGGCCCCTGTTCCGGGCACTGCTTGAGAACCATGCATGGTGCCCCTATGGCGCGTTGCTCAGGAAGCACTGCCCGCTACCGGCTGCAGCCACCCCAGTGGCAGCAGGGTCCTGTGACCAAGAGCATGGTAGAGTGGGCATTTGCGCCCGGGAAAAGGATCCTGGCCCACAACGTCTCATCCAGCTGCTCCACCAGCACAGCAGCCCGTGGCACGTACACGAGCTCCTGCGGGCCTGTCTTCACAGGGTAGTGcctgctgggctctggggctccaggcacaACGAGCGCCGCTTTTTGAAGAATGTGAAGAAATTCATCTCTCTGGGGAAGTACGCCAGGCTCTCATGTCAGGAGATGACCTGGAAGATGAAAGTGAAGGACTGTGCCTGGCTGTGCCAAAGCCCAG GGGTTCGCAGTGTCCCAGCTGCAGAACACCGTCTGAGAGAAGCGATCCTGGCCAAGTTCCTGTGCTGGTTGATGGGCACGTATGTGGTCGAGCTGCTTCGGTCGTTTTTTTATGTCACGGAGACCACATTTCAGAAGAACCGGCTCTTCTTCTTCCGGAAGAGTGTCTGGAGTCAGTTGCAAAACATTGGGATCAG ACAACACTTCAACAGGGTGCAGCTTCGAGAACTGTCGGCAGCCGAAGTCAAGCAACATCAGGAAGCCAGACCCAGTCTGCTGATGTCCAGACTCCGCTTCCTTCCCAAGCCCAGCGGGCTACGGCCAATTGTGAACATGGACTACGTTGTGGGAGCCAGAACGTTCCGCAGGGACAAGAAG GTGCAGCATTTCTCTTCGAAAATTAAGACGCTGTTCAGCGTGCTGAACTACGAGCGGGCGCGGCGCCCTGACCTCCTGGGCGCCTCTGTGCTGGGCATGGACGACATCTATAAGGCCTGGCGTGCCTTTGTGCTGCGTGTGCGGGCCCAGGACCCAGCACCCCGTCTGTACTTTGTCAAG GTGGACGTGATGGGCGCATACGACACCCTCCCTCAGGACAGGCTGGTGGAGGTGATTGCCAACGTGATCAAGCCCCAGGAGCACACGTACTGCCTGCGCCAGTACGCCGTGGTCCAGAGAACTGCGCACGGACACATCCGGAAGTCCTTCGGAAGACAC GTGTCCACCTTCACGGATCTCCAGCCTTACATGAAACAGTTTGTGCAGCATCTGCAGAAGACAAGCTCGCTGAAGGACGCTGTGGTCATCGAGCAG AGCTGCTCTCTGAACGAGGCCAGCAGCAGCCTGTTTGATTTCTTCCTGCGCCTGGTGCACAACCACGTAATAAGGATTGGGGGCAA GTTTTACGTCCAGTGCCAGGGAGTCCCCCAGGGCTCCATCCTGTCCACCCTGCTGTGCAGCTTGTGCTACGGAGACATGGAGAGCAGGATGTTCCCCGGGCTTCAGCAGGATGG GGTGCTCCTGCGCTTGGTGGACGACTTCTTGCTGGTCACCCCTCACCTTACGCAAGCGAAGGCCTTTCTCAG GACCCTGGTCAAGGGTGTGCCCGAGTACGGCTGCATGGCGAACTTAGGGAAGACAGTAGTGAACTTCCCCGTGGATGAGGATGCCATGGGCAGTGTGGCCCCCGAGCAGCTGCCAGCCCACTGCCTGTTTCCCTGGTGCGGCTTGCTGCTGGACACACGGACcttggaggtgttctgtgactACTCCAG TTATGCCCACACCTCGATCAGAGCAAGTCTCACCTTCAGCCAGGGCTTCAAGGCCGGGAGGAACATGCGTCGAAAGCTTTTTGCCGTGTTGAGGCTGAAATGTCACAGTCTGTTTCTGGATCTACAG ATGAATAGCCTTCAGACGGTCTGCAGAAATGTTTACAAGATATTCCTGCTGCAAGCCTACAG GTTTCACGCCTGTGTGCTCCAGCTCCCATTTAATCAACATGTTCGGAAGAACCCCTCGTTTTTCCTCCGTGTCATCTCCGACACCGCATCCCGCTGCTATGCCCTTCTGAAAGCCAAGAATCCAG GTACGTCGCTGGGGACCAAGGGTGCTGCAGGCCCATTTCCTTCTGAAGCTGCAAGGTGGTTGTGCTTCCACGCCTTCCTGCTGAAGCTGTCTCGTCACGGCGCCACCTACAGGTGTCTCCTGGGAGCACTGCAGACTG CGGGTCCGTGA
- the SLC6A18 gene encoding inactive sodium-dependent neutral amino acid transporter B(0)AT3 isoform X2 produces the protein MACVPEPDPLEDSSGDERPKWDNKLQYLLSCVGFAVGLGNIWRFPYLCQSHGGGAFLIPYFIALALEGIPLFHIELAIGQRLRKGSIGVWTTISPYLGGVGLGGFTVSFIISLYYNTVLTWVLWYLLNSFQHPLPWSSCPLNLNRTGFVEECQGSSPVNYFWYRQTLNITADMDHSGSVQWQLLVCLAACWAVLYLCVIRGIESTGKAIYFTALFPYLVLTIFLIRGLTLPGAAQGLTYLFTPNMQTLQSPRVWLDAATQIFFSLSLAFGGHIALASYNPPRNILSLTNEFDFPDQSISRDDYVAVLTHLNATQPEKVARLHLESCHLQDFLDKSASGTGLAFIIFAEAILHMPGAPVWAVLFFVMLFTLGLSSMFGYMESIITPLLDMKVLPKWVPKEVLTGAVCLVCFLLSTCFTLQSGSYWLEVFDNHVASLNLIIFAFFEVAGVIYVYGLERFCDDIAWMTGKQPGLYWRVTWKVVSPLLLLTIFVAYIIFLARTTLSYKAWNPQYKQFPLREEKSYPGWVKAVCGLLSFLPLLWIPGVALAQLFARRRRKQENTWQDVRLA, from the exons ATGGCGTGTGTCCCAGAACCGGACCCACTGGAAGACAGCAGCGGAGACGAGAGACCTAAGTGGGACAACAAGCTCCAGTATCTCCTGAGCTGTGTGGGGTTCGCCGTGGGCCTGGGCAATATCTGGAGGTTCCCGTACCTGTGCCAGAGCCACGGCGGAG GGGCCTTCCTCATCCCCTACTTCATCGCCCTGGCCCTTGAGGGGATCCCGCTGTTCCACATCGAGCTCGCCATTGGCCAGCGCCTGCGCAAAGGCAGCATCGGGGTATGGACGACCATCTCCCCCTACCTGGGCGGAGTCG GGCTGGGCGGCTTCACAGTCTCCTTCATAATCAGCCTCTACTACAACACTGTCCTGACCTGGGTGCTGTGGTACCTCCTCAACTCCTTCCAGCACCCGCTGCCCTGGAGCTCCTGCCCGCTGAACCTCAACCGGACAG GGTTCGTGGAAGAGTGCCAGGGCAGCAGTCCCGTGAACTACTTCTGGTACCGGCAGACGCTGAACATCACGGCCGACATGGACCACAGCGGCTCCGTCCAATGGCAGCTGCTGGTCTGCTTGGCTGCCTGCTGGGCAGTCCTGTACCTGTGTGTCATCAGAGGCATCGAATCCACGGGGAAG GCAATTTACTTCACAGCCTTGTTCCCCTACCTGGTGCTGACCATCTTCCTTATCAGAGGACTCACCCTGCCTGGAGCGGCCCAAGGCTTAACCTACCTGTTCACTCCCAAT ATGCAGACTCTCCAGAGCCCTCGGGTGTGGCTGGACGCGGCCACCCagatcttcttctctctgtctttggccTTTGGGGGACACATTGCGTTGGCAAGTTACAATCCACCCAG GAACATCCTCAGCCTCACCAATGAGTTTGATTTCCCTGACCAGAGCATCTCCAGGGATGACTATGTTGCTGTCCTCACACACCTGAATGCCACCCAGCCTGAGAAGGTGGCCAGGCTGCACCTGGAGTCTTGCCATCTACAAGACTTTCTGGATAAG AGCGCCTCAGGCACGGGCCTAGCCTTCATCATCTTCGCGGAGGCCATCCTGCACATGCCGGGAGCGCCGGTGTGGGCCGTGCTCTTCTTCGTGATGCTGTTCACCTTGGGGCTGTCATCCATGTTCGGGTACATGGAGAGTATCATCACACCACTCCTGGATATGAAGGTTCTCCCAAAATGGGTTCCCAAGGAGGTCTTGACTG GGGCGGTCTGCCTGGTCTGCTTCCTCTTGTCAACCTGCTTCACGCTGCAGTCTGGGAGCTACTGGCTCGAGGTTTTTGACAACCACGTGGCTTCCCTGAACCTGATCATCTTCGCCTTTTTTGAGGTGGCCGGTGTCATCTATGTTTACGGGTTGGAACG GTTCTGTGACGATATAGCATGGATGACTGGGAAGCAGCCTGGACTCTACTGGCGGGTGACCTGGAAAGTCGTCAGCCCCCTGCTGCTGCTGACCATCTTCGTGGCTTACATCATCTTCTTGGCCCGGACAACGCTGAGCTATAAGGCCTGGAACCCCCAATAT AAGCAGTTCCCCTTGCGGGAGGAGAAGTCCTACCCAGGCTGGGTGAAGGCCGTCTGTGGGCTCCTGTCTTTCCTGCCTTTACTGTGGATCCCAGGGGTTGCACTTGCCCAGCTGTTCGCGCGGCGCAGACGGAAGCAAGAGAACACGTGGCAGGACGTGCGCCTCGCCTGA
- the SLC6A18 gene encoding inactive sodium-dependent neutral amino acid transporter B(0)AT3 isoform X1 — protein MACVPEPDPLEDSSGDERPKWDNKLQYLLSCVGFAVGLGNIWRFPYLCQSHGGGAFLIPYFIALALEGIPLFHIELAIGQRLRKGSIGVWTTISPYLGGVGLGGFTVSFIISLYYNTVLTWVLWYLLNSFQHPLPWSSCPLNLNRTGFVEECQGSSPVNYFWYRQTLNITADMDHSGSVQWQLLVCLAACWAVLYLCVIRGIESTGKAIYFTALFPYLVLTIFLIRGLTLPGAAQGLTYLFTPNMQTLQSPRVWLDAATQIFFSLSLAFGGHIALASYNPPRNNCKKDAVIIALVNSMTSLYASIAVFSVLGFNAANDHGRCLDRNILSLTNEFDFPDQSISRDDYVAVLTHLNATQPEKVARLHLESCHLQDFLDKSASGTGLAFIIFAEAILHMPGAPVWAVLFFVMLFTLGLSSMFGYMESIITPLLDMKVLPKWVPKEVLTGAVCLVCFLLSTCFTLQSGSYWLEVFDNHVASLNLIIFAFFEVAGVIYVYGLERFCDDIAWMTGKQPGLYWRVTWKVVSPLLLLTIFVAYIIFLARTTLSYKAWNPQYKQFPLREEKSYPGWVKAVCGLLSFLPLLWIPGVALAQLFARRRRKQENTWQDVRLA, from the exons ATGGCGTGTGTCCCAGAACCGGACCCACTGGAAGACAGCAGCGGAGACGAGAGACCTAAGTGGGACAACAAGCTCCAGTATCTCCTGAGCTGTGTGGGGTTCGCCGTGGGCCTGGGCAATATCTGGAGGTTCCCGTACCTGTGCCAGAGCCACGGCGGAG GGGCCTTCCTCATCCCCTACTTCATCGCCCTGGCCCTTGAGGGGATCCCGCTGTTCCACATCGAGCTCGCCATTGGCCAGCGCCTGCGCAAAGGCAGCATCGGGGTATGGACGACCATCTCCCCCTACCTGGGCGGAGTCG GGCTGGGCGGCTTCACAGTCTCCTTCATAATCAGCCTCTACTACAACACTGTCCTGACCTGGGTGCTGTGGTACCTCCTCAACTCCTTCCAGCACCCGCTGCCCTGGAGCTCCTGCCCGCTGAACCTCAACCGGACAG GGTTCGTGGAAGAGTGCCAGGGCAGCAGTCCCGTGAACTACTTCTGGTACCGGCAGACGCTGAACATCACGGCCGACATGGACCACAGCGGCTCCGTCCAATGGCAGCTGCTGGTCTGCTTGGCTGCCTGCTGGGCAGTCCTGTACCTGTGTGTCATCAGAGGCATCGAATCCACGGGGAAG GCAATTTACTTCACAGCCTTGTTCCCCTACCTGGTGCTGACCATCTTCCTTATCAGAGGACTCACCCTGCCTGGAGCGGCCCAAGGCTTAACCTACCTGTTCACTCCCAAT ATGCAGACTCTCCAGAGCCCTCGGGTGTGGCTGGACGCGGCCACCCagatcttcttctctctgtctttggccTTTGGGGGACACATTGCGTTGGCAAGTTACAATCCACCCAG AAACAACTGTAAGAAGGACGCAGTGATCATCGCTCTGGTCAACAGCATGACCTCCCTCTATGCCTCCATTGCTGTTTTTTCTGTCCTGGGTTTCAATGCGGCCAATGACCACGGGCGCTGCTTGGATAG GAACATCCTCAGCCTCACCAATGAGTTTGATTTCCCTGACCAGAGCATCTCCAGGGATGACTATGTTGCTGTCCTCACACACCTGAATGCCACCCAGCCTGAGAAGGTGGCCAGGCTGCACCTGGAGTCTTGCCATCTACAAGACTTTCTGGATAAG AGCGCCTCAGGCACGGGCCTAGCCTTCATCATCTTCGCGGAGGCCATCCTGCACATGCCGGGAGCGCCGGTGTGGGCCGTGCTCTTCTTCGTGATGCTGTTCACCTTGGGGCTGTCATCCATGTTCGGGTACATGGAGAGTATCATCACACCACTCCTGGATATGAAGGTTCTCCCAAAATGGGTTCCCAAGGAGGTCTTGACTG GGGCGGTCTGCCTGGTCTGCTTCCTCTTGTCAACCTGCTTCACGCTGCAGTCTGGGAGCTACTGGCTCGAGGTTTTTGACAACCACGTGGCTTCCCTGAACCTGATCATCTTCGCCTTTTTTGAGGTGGCCGGTGTCATCTATGTTTACGGGTTGGAACG GTTCTGTGACGATATAGCATGGATGACTGGGAAGCAGCCTGGACTCTACTGGCGGGTGACCTGGAAAGTCGTCAGCCCCCTGCTGCTGCTGACCATCTTCGTGGCTTACATCATCTTCTTGGCCCGGACAACGCTGAGCTATAAGGCCTGGAACCCCCAATAT AAGCAGTTCCCCTTGCGGGAGGAGAAGTCCTACCCAGGCTGGGTGAAGGCCGTCTGTGGGCTCCTGTCTTTCCTGCCTTTACTGTGGATCCCAGGGGTTGCACTTGCCCAGCTGTTCGCGCGGCGCAGACGGAAGCAAGAGAACACGTGGCAGGACGTGCGCCTCGCCTGA